The following coding sequences lie in one Lolium perenne isolate Kyuss_39 chromosome 2, Kyuss_2.0, whole genome shotgun sequence genomic window:
- the LOC127329446 gene encoding MEIOTIC F-BOX protein MOF-like, with amino-acid sequence MASGRGDRIGALPDDLLHHVLSFLPAHLAVRTCVLARRWLHLWKSAPALRVTGIKGCNNAVRFVNFVDNLLLLRDPRARLESFELDLDERDFDFEALLPAYERRVNLWFRLAFTCGTLENLALRTTNGIYIYPDDYETLWFANVPLISQHLTRLELKRVYVLSSTLDFSGCPALIHLRMEDCDIEGNISSPFLKHLSIVASFFQTDPVRARISLPGLVSLELTGVLRRTPVLESMPLLVSAIVRLELDCHDNCSKNDYGDCGNRRCWNCHDPRTGADDWRGKSVLLKGLSEAAELELSVDSQVFIVNRDLKLCPTFSKLKTLLLSEWCPDIASDLNILSCFLKHSPILEKLTLQISKVPKRPAEIQRSYTPPEQPFALCHLKSVDIRFDEVDGKVLNILRAHGVPLEKVNIQRNKLLDLNVS; translated from the exons ATGGCGAGCGGCCGAGGCGACCGCATCGGCGCCCTCCCCGACGACCTCCTCCACCACGTGCTCTCCTTCCTCCCCGCGCACTTAGCGGTGCGGACGTGCGTGCTCGCGCGCCGCTGGCTCCACCTCTGGAAATCCGCCCCCGCTCTGCGCGTCACCGGCATCAAGGGGTGCAACAACGCTGTCCGCTTCGTCAACTTCGTCGACAACCTGCTCCTCCTCCGAGACCCCCGCGCCCGCCTCGAGTCCTTCGAGCTCGACCTCGACGAGCGCGACTTCGACTTCGAGGCGCTCCTCCCCGCCTACGAGAGGCGAGTGAACCTGTGGTTCCGGCTCGCCTTCACCTGCGGCACCCTAGAAAATCTGGCGCTGCGCACCACCAATGGCATCTACATCTACCCGGATGACTACGAGACTCTATGGTTTGCCAATGTCCCGCTCATATCCCAACACCTCACGAGATTGGAACTCAAGAGGGTCTACGTGCTCAGCAGCACCCTTGATTTCTCGGGGTGTCCCGCCCTGATTCATCTCAGGATGGAAGACTGCGACATTGAGGGGAATATCTCTTCTCCGTTCTTGAAACATCTTAGCATTGTAGCTAGCTTTTTCCAGACTGATCCGGTCCGTGCCCGTATCTCTCTGCCGGGCCTTGTTTCACTGGAGCTAACGGGTGTTTTGCGTAGGACTCCTGTCCTGGAAAGCATGCCGCTGTTAGTTTCGGCAATTGTTAGACTTGAATTGGATTGCCATGATAATTGTAGTAAAAATGACTACGGTGATTGCGGTAATAGGAGGTGTTGGAATTGTCATGATCCTAGAACTGGTGCTGATGATTGGCGTGGTAAGTCTGTACTCTTAAAAGGACTATCAGAAGCTGCAGAGTTGGAGTTGTCAGTCGATTCTCAAGTG TTCATTGTCAACAGGGATTTGAAATTATGCCCTACATTTAGCAAGCTAAAAACTTTGTTGCTCAGCGAATGGTGTCCAGACATTGCTAGTGACCTCAATATATTAAGCTGCTTTCTCAAACACTCACCAATTCTTGAGAAGCTCACTCTCCAGATATCCAAG GTACCTAAAAGGCCAGCGGAAATACAAAGAAGTTACACTCCACCAGAGCAACCATTTGCACTTTGCCATCTGAAGAGTGTTGATATCAGATTTGACGAAGTTGATGGGAAGGTTCTGAACATCTTGCGTGCCCACGGTGTACCTCTCGAGAAAGTTAATATCCAGAGAAATAAACTATTGGATCTTAATGTGAGTTAA